In Desulfomonile tiedjei DSM 6799, a genomic segment contains:
- the rapZ gene encoding RNase adapter RapZ: MNRKIVIVTGMSGSGKSTAAKTLEDVGFFCVDNLPVDLLPKLLELADSTGGEIARLALIIDLRQREFFPRYSSIMKSLELAGVSLDVLFLDSRDDVLVRRYSQTRRQHPLAPRGNLLDGINKERKELQEIRERSDWIIDTSDMTVHQLRDEIRKIFNSYRSDYLKVVVMSFGFGKGVPVESDMVLDVRFLPNPFFVEELKAKDGRDPSVANWLLGHEVTRKFLDKFEELLTFLLPLYIREGKQYFTISIGCTGGFHRSVLVAEHIAQLLVRNDYTRVEVKHRELGT; encoded by the coding sequence ATGAATAGGAAAATTGTCATTGTAACGGGCATGTCCGGTTCAGGAAAATCTACGGCAGCGAAGACTCTGGAAGATGTCGGATTCTTCTGTGTGGACAATTTGCCTGTGGACCTTCTCCCCAAACTCCTGGAACTGGCGGACAGCACGGGGGGCGAAATCGCTCGCCTCGCCTTGATAATAGATCTGAGACAAAGGGAATTCTTTCCTCGCTATTCCAGCATCATGAAATCGTTGGAATTGGCTGGGGTGAGTCTGGACGTTCTGTTCCTGGATTCGAGAGACGATGTGTTGGTCCGGCGCTACAGCCAGACTCGACGTCAGCATCCTCTTGCGCCAAGAGGAAACCTCCTGGATGGGATCAATAAAGAACGAAAAGAACTGCAGGAAATACGCGAGCGGTCGGACTGGATCATCGATACCTCCGATATGACGGTTCATCAACTCCGTGACGAAATCAGGAAAATATTCAACAGCTATAGAAGCGATTACTTAAAAGTTGTGGTCATGTCTTTCGGATTCGGAAAAGGTGTCCCCGTGGAATCCGACATGGTTCTGGATGTGCGTTTCTTGCCGAATCCCTTTTTTGTCGAGGAGTTGAAAGCAAAAGACGGCCGCGATCCTAGTGTGGCAAACTGGTTGCTCGGACATGAAGTTACCCGCAAGTTCCTTGATAAATTTGAAGAATTGTTGACGTTCCTATTACCTCTTTACATACGGGAAGGGAAGCAGTACTTTACTATTTCAATCGGATGTACGGGTGGATTTCACAGATCGGTGCTCGTTGCGGAACACATAGCGCAGTTGCTCGTTCGGAACGATTATACGAGAGTGGAAGTCAAGCATAGGGAATTAGGCACTTAA
- a CDS encoding HPr kinase/phosphorylase, giving the protein MSMVSAKLRGSLVRVYGVGVFIRGLSGSGKSATAIKLMNRGHRLVADDLVNITAGPDGTLVGRALEKDVRIEVRGLGVFEARSLFPHGVAESARIDFIADLDAYDPMRDSGRVEPETRTTNLLDKEIPSVRVPVTESIDPSLLIEILARRFCDADTVKHS; this is encoded by the coding sequence ATGAGCATGGTATCCGCGAAATTACGAGGTTCTCTCGTCAGAGTTTACGGAGTTGGCGTATTCATCCGGGGGCTTTCCGGTTCGGGCAAATCCGCCACAGCCATCAAGCTCATGAATCGGGGTCACCGTCTGGTCGCGGACGATCTTGTCAACATTACCGCCGGACCTGATGGAACGCTGGTGGGCAGGGCACTGGAGAAAGACGTCAGAATAGAAGTCCGGGGATTGGGTGTTTTTGAAGCCCGTTCGCTGTTCCCCCACGGAGTGGCCGAATCGGCACGAATAGACTTCATTGCCGATTTGGACGCTTACGATCCAATGCGGGATTCGGGACGAGTTGAACCGGAAACGCGAACTACAAATCTCCTGGACAAGGAGATCCCCAGTGTCCGCGTACCGGTGACTGAAAGCATTGACCCTTCGCTCCTCATTGAGATTCTCGCACGACGTTTTTGTGATGCAGACACAGTGAAACACTCATGA
- a CDS encoding peroxiredoxin family protein, whose translation MPLFKNIMAILTIILISVSAAHATDLTQAANIFLYPKRFQVANMELKTSSGQTVSLKDYRGKVVLLHFWSINCPACKVEEPLLHQLKKNFGPLGLEILAVNFVDSPQEIMGYAATHGSPFPVLFDAGKGFGLKVVNMSGRNTAFVVNPMQEAILEVPGFPTTYIVDCTGNAVGYSVGVARWNNQAAVQLIQSLVADKKFCVAANNTIR comes from the coding sequence GTGCCTCTCTTCAAAAACATCATGGCAATCCTGACGATCATTCTTATAAGTGTTTCTGCTGCTCATGCCACTGACCTTACCCAGGCTGCAAACATTTTCCTGTATCCCAAGCGGTTCCAGGTCGCGAATATGGAACTGAAGACATCTTCCGGGCAAACGGTATCATTAAAAGACTATCGCGGAAAGGTCGTGCTGTTACATTTCTGGTCTATAAACTGCCCAGCCTGCAAAGTTGAAGAACCGCTGCTCCATCAGTTAAAGAAAAACTTTGGACCACTGGGATTGGAAATTCTGGCAGTCAACTTCGTTGATTCACCTCAGGAAATTATGGGGTATGCAGCCACACACGGATCGCCGTTTCCTGTCCTGTTTGACGCGGGCAAAGGGTTTGGGCTGAAAGTCGTGAACATGAGCGGCCGGAACACCGCATTTGTCGTGAACCCCATGCAAGAGGCAATACTTGAAGTTCCTGGCTTTCCAACAACCTACATTGTAGATTGCACAGGAAACGCTGTGGGATACAGCGTGGGTGTCGCCCGGTGGAACAATCAAGCTGCAGTACAGCTCATTCAGTCTCTCGTGGCTGACAAGAAATTCTGTGTGGCGGCGAATAATACCATTCGATAA
- the thrS gene encoding threonine--tRNA ligase: protein MNPSVDIQVQGENKSYSSGITPGDILQDLGIGNGREIVAADFNGHSIDLSTPLTESGSLDFIAVRSPRGLDILRHSTAHVMAQAVKELFPDAKVTIGPAIEDGFYYDFDTSRPFTPEDLEKIETRMQEIVKGRLPFRRFVLPRDEATRFFQEKNETYKVELIRDINEAELSLYTQGDFTDLCRGPHIPDSGFIKGFKLTKVAGAYWRGDERNPMLQRIYGTAFPSKDELKGYLRLLEEAKKRDHRKIGRELDLFSIVDDVGPGLVIWHPKGAMLRYLIEDFERVEHIKRGYQLVQGPQILKRELWEKSGHFDNYRDNMYFTTVDEIDYGIKPMNCLAHMMIYRSKIRSYRDLPLRFFELGTVHRHEKSGVLHGLLRVRQFTQDDAHILCTPEQLNDEILGIINFVRDVMGMFGFEYTMELSTRPEKSIGTDEDWERATNALESTLKQLQVNYEINEGDGAFYGPKIDIKLKDALSRSWQCATIQCDFTLPDRFDLTYVDSDGQRKRPVMIHRVVLGAIERFIGVLIEHYAGAFPLWLSPVQAIIMTITDRQHAYAEEVAQKLKDRGVRLEADLRNEKIGFKIREARNQKIPYMIVIGDKEMETGTIAVRKRGEDQTKTYSFEEFIAQFRDEVDKRV, encoded by the coding sequence ATGAACCCCTCCGTAGATATCCAAGTACAAGGCGAAAACAAGTCCTATTCTTCCGGAATAACCCCTGGAGACATATTGCAGGATCTTGGCATCGGCAATGGTCGTGAAATCGTTGCAGCGGATTTTAACGGCCACTCCATCGATTTGAGCACTCCGCTTACCGAATCGGGATCTCTCGATTTCATTGCGGTTCGGTCTCCCAGAGGTCTTGACATACTCAGGCATTCAACCGCACACGTGATGGCCCAGGCGGTCAAGGAACTGTTTCCGGATGCGAAAGTTACCATAGGACCGGCAATAGAAGACGGCTTTTACTACGATTTCGACACTTCGAGGCCCTTCACGCCCGAAGATCTGGAGAAAATCGAAACTCGCATGCAGGAGATCGTCAAAGGACGCCTGCCGTTCAGGCGTTTCGTTCTCCCGAGAGATGAAGCGACAAGATTTTTCCAGGAAAAGAACGAAACCTACAAAGTCGAATTGATCCGGGACATTAATGAAGCGGAGCTGAGCCTCTACACGCAGGGGGATTTCACGGATCTTTGCCGCGGACCTCATATTCCCGATTCCGGGTTCATCAAAGGTTTCAAGCTCACGAAAGTAGCAGGGGCTTATTGGCGGGGTGATGAGCGCAATCCCATGCTGCAGCGTATTTATGGTACAGCGTTTCCCTCCAAAGATGAACTCAAGGGTTACCTGCGTCTTCTCGAAGAAGCGAAAAAAAGAGATCACCGCAAAATCGGACGGGAACTGGATCTGTTTTCCATAGTGGATGACGTCGGTCCGGGTTTGGTTATCTGGCATCCGAAAGGTGCCATGCTCAGGTATCTCATCGAAGATTTCGAGCGGGTGGAGCACATTAAACGCGGCTATCAACTGGTCCAGGGACCGCAGATTCTGAAACGGGAGCTTTGGGAAAAATCAGGTCATTTTGATAATTACCGGGACAATATGTATTTCACCACTGTGGACGAGATAGATTACGGTATCAAACCGATGAACTGCCTTGCTCATATGATGATATACCGATCCAAGATCCGGTCTTATCGCGATCTGCCGCTCCGATTTTTCGAATTAGGAACCGTTCACCGGCATGAGAAAAGTGGTGTGCTTCACGGCTTGTTGAGAGTGAGACAGTTCACTCAGGATGATGCACACATCCTGTGTACTCCGGAGCAGCTCAATGACGAGATCCTCGGCATCATCAATTTTGTCCGAGATGTTATGGGCATGTTCGGATTCGAGTACACCATGGAACTGAGCACCCGCCCCGAGAAATCCATCGGTACGGATGAAGATTGGGAACGTGCGACCAATGCCCTGGAGAGCACTTTGAAGCAACTTCAGGTAAACTATGAGATCAATGAAGGCGACGGCGCATTCTATGGACCGAAGATAGACATTAAACTGAAGGACGCTCTGTCACGCTCATGGCAATGTGCGACGATTCAGTGCGATTTCACTTTGCCGGACCGATTCGATCTCACGTACGTCGACTCTGACGGGCAACGGAAACGACCTGTCATGATTCACCGGGTGGTACTTGGAGCCATAGAGAGATTCATAGGAGTGCTTATCGAGCACTATGCAGGAGCATTCCCCCTGTGGCTTTCGCCTGTCCAGGCAATCATTATGACCATCACGGATCGTCAACATGCATATGCCGAAGAAGTTGCACAGAAACTGAAAGATCGGGGTGTCCGGCTCGAAGCGGATTTACGAAATGAGAAGATCGGGTTCAAAATCCGTGAAGCGCGTAATCAGAAGATTCCGTACATGATTGTCATCGGCGATAAAGAAATGGAAACCGGGACGATTGCAGTTCGTAAAAGGGGAGAAGATCAAACGAAAACTTATTCTTTCGAGGAATTCATTGCACAGTTCAGAGACGAGGTAGACAAACGGGTATGA
- the infC gene encoding translation initiation factor IF-3, with protein sequence MKGRPRAAVPAEPKVRVNQRIRAPKVRVIAPEGEQLGILDVMEALQRAEEFGLDLVEVAPNSDPPVCKIMDYGKFRYEESKKEHERKKKQATVVLKEIKLRPKTEEHDLEYKVKKLIGFLKEDCKVKVTIMFRGREITHPEQAHVLMDKLLELVGDEAQVEQNAKFEGRNMTMVLAPK encoded by the coding sequence ATGAAAGGAAGACCGCGAGCGGCCGTTCCTGCGGAACCGAAGGTCCGGGTGAATCAGAGGATCCGCGCTCCAAAAGTTCGGGTAATCGCTCCTGAAGGGGAGCAGTTGGGAATACTCGATGTGATGGAAGCTTTACAGCGGGCCGAAGAATTCGGTCTCGATCTGGTCGAGGTTGCCCCAAACTCTGACCCTCCCGTATGCAAGATTATGGATTACGGGAAATTCCGCTACGAAGAAAGCAAGAAAGAGCACGAACGCAAGAAGAAACAGGCTACGGTTGTACTGAAAGAGATCAAGCTCCGGCCTAAAACGGAAGAACACGATCTCGAGTACAAGGTAAAAAAACTCATAGGCTTCCTGAAAGAAGATTGTAAAGTAAAAGTCACTATCATGTTCCGAGGACGCGAAATTACGCATCCGGAACAGGCTCATGTCCTGATGGACAAGTTGCTGGAACTGGTGGGAGACGAAGCCCAGGTCGAGCAGAATGCGAAATTCGAAGGGCGTAATATGACAATGGTACTCGCTCCGAAGTAA
- a CDS encoding IS110 family transposase encodes MHEEVFVGIDISKDQLDAHVLPKGMHTTVKNDTQGIDSLIEILHAETPMVIVMEATGGYEITVAAQLGLAGLPIAVVNPGQVRDFAKGIGKLAKTDAIDAYVLARFAQTVRPIPKPLPTEDEKQIKELVTRRKQLVDLRASEKNRLHRARSNRVQRSIQTVIAALDKEIEDIDKDVDDLIRKSPLWRETEELLRTFKGVGPITARVLMAKLPELGHVSRHEISRLVGLAPLNKDSGKKKGKREISGGRADVRSTLYMAAVAAITSNVVIKPFYQRLIEAGKPFKVAITACMRKMIVILNAMLKKTAFPGSFSLTRNTVAAGLN; translated from the coding sequence ATGCATGAAGAAGTTTTTGTTGGCATAGATATCTCTAAAGATCAGTTGGATGCGCATGTGCTGCCAAAAGGCATGCACACCACCGTCAAGAATGACACTCAAGGCATCGACTCGCTGATTGAGATCCTCCACGCAGAGACCCCCATGGTAATCGTGATGGAAGCCACCGGAGGCTACGAGATAACCGTTGCGGCCCAGTTAGGTCTCGCCGGCCTGCCGATCGCTGTCGTCAACCCTGGTCAGGTGCGGGACTTTGCTAAAGGCATCGGAAAACTCGCCAAGACAGACGCCATCGATGCTTATGTGCTGGCACGCTTTGCCCAAACGGTTAGGCCCATACCGAAGCCGCTGCCAACGGAGGACGAAAAGCAAATCAAGGAACTCGTAACACGTCGAAAGCAGCTTGTTGATTTGCGTGCATCAGAAAAGAATCGCCTCCATCGAGCCCGTTCCAATCGCGTGCAGCGCAGCATTCAAACGGTCATAGCAGCCCTAGATAAGGAAATCGAAGACATCGATAAAGATGTCGATGACCTTATCAGGAAATCGCCTCTGTGGCGTGAAACAGAGGAACTCCTCCGAACCTTCAAAGGCGTGGGCCCCATAACTGCCAGAGTGCTCATGGCAAAACTGCCCGAACTGGGACATGTCAGCCGTCATGAAATCAGTCGCCTCGTCGGCCTGGCGCCTCTCAACAAAGACAGCGGAAAGAAGAAAGGCAAGCGCGAGATTTCGGGTGGACGGGCGGATGTACGCTCAACCCTGTATATGGCTGCAGTCGCGGCCATAACGTCCAATGTAGTCATCAAGCCTTTCTATCAACGCCTCATTGAGGCTGGAAAACCTTTCAAGGTTGCCATCACGGCTTGTATGCGTAAGATGATCGTCATCCTAAACGCAATGCTCAAGAAAACAGCCTTTCCAGGTAGTTTTTCCTTGACAAGAAACACAGTCGCTGCCGGCCTGAACTAG